From one Misgurnus anguillicaudatus chromosome 2, ASM2758022v2, whole genome shotgun sequence genomic stretch:
- the znfl2a gene encoding zinc finger-like gene 2a has translation MDSDSMSDQEEHQDVTNESTEEQRDLMEENEMSPEPPEQSSRYPPTENKEQQRVYKDKGKRISSCSCLKCGKSFTCKGSLRDHTRIHTGEKPFTCHHCGKSFTKNSSLKIHINMHAKEKPFTCTHCGKGFTYKRSLAEHITIHTGEKPFTCSQCGKTFSRRFYLASHMRSHSSEKTFICFQCGKSFASTVNLKAHEKVHANVKPYHCASCGKSFTQSGALRRHLKSFIHNKFRPLEKLMSENNAFMSKFHGNLFTKE, from the exons ATGGACTCCGACAGCATGAGTGACCAAGAAGAACATCAAGATGTTACAAATGAAAGTACTGAAGAACAAAGAG ATCTGATGGAAGAAAATGAAATGAGTCCAGAACCTCCGGAACAATCATCTAGATACCCTCCGACTGAAAACAAGGAACAACAAAGAGTTTATAAAGACAAAGGCAAAAGGATCTCCAGCTGCAGTTGTCTTAAGTGTGGCAAGAGTTTCACGTGTAAAGGAAGTCTCAGGGATCACACAAGAAtacacaccggagagaaacctttcacCTGCCAtcactgtggaaagagctttACAAAAAACAGCAGCTTGAAGATACACATAAACATGCATGCTAAAGAGAAACCTTTCACCTGCACTCATTGTGGAAAAGGTTTCACGTATAAAAGAAGTCTGGCAGAACACATAActattcacactggagaaaaacctttcaCATGCTCGCAGTGTGGGAAGACTTTTAGTCGTAGATTTTACTTAGCTAGTCACATGAGGTCTCACTCTAGTGAGAAGACTTTTATTTGTTTCCAATGTGGAAAAAGTTTCGCTAGTACAGTAAACCTGAAAGCCCACGAGAAGGTGCACGCTAATGTAAAGCCATATCACTGCGCTTCATGTGGGAAAAGTTTTACCCAGTCAGGTGCTTTACgaagacatttaaaatcatttatacataataaattCAGACCACTTGAAAAATTGATGTCAGAGAACAATGCTTTCATGTCAAAATTTCATGGCAATTTGTTTACCAAAGAGTAG